The region GCATCCCAAACCATTCCCTCTTTGATGTACAGATGGCCCTCAAGGGCTCCCCGGCTCAATGTGATGATTCCCGATTTTTTGCCCAGCTCAAAGGTCTGAATCAAATCGATAACATTCATCTCCGAAAGCAGCCCGCTAAATCCCCGAAATCCAGCCGTCTGCATGTGTTTCAGCCGATTTTTTTCCCTCAGAAGCATTCGAATCCGGTAAAGCAATTCTTCCATCTCAAAAGGCTTTTGAATGAAATCGTCCACACCGCTTTCAATGAGATGGATTCGCTTTTCAACATTTTCCTCATCGCTCAAAACCACAAACAGCATATTTTTGGTCAGGGGGGCCTCGCGAAGCGGCCTTACCCAGTGAATAAAATCCCCATCGTCGAGGTGAGCTTCGGCCACCACCAGTTCCGGTGAAAAGGATTCCAGTACATTTTGGGCATCCTTCAAAGTAGAAACAAATTTACATTCAAAATTGTTAAGACTCCCCAAATCCTGAAAATCGCTTTTTAGTTCTTCATCTGGCTCAATAAAAAGAATTCTGTTCACCGGTGCTGCCTTCCCAATTAATTGGTTATCCTTTTTTCACCCAGACTGAATGAGATTTTTTCCTCCTCCGGATACGGAGGATACATATTCAACAAAATCATTTTTGCATTCTCCCTGTCTTTGGGATCACAGGGGATAATTTCTTCGTAACTTTCCAGACCCAGCCGTTGAGAAATTTCTTCGATACCCAGCGCTTTGGGATGACGAAGATCGGTTACCGCTACGGCGTAGGGAAGTTGAAAACGGCCGCGGAACGATTTAATCAGATAATTGATGTAGTCCAGACTTTCTGCCTCCGTTGCATTCACCAAAAAAATGTACCCCAGCAGGCTGCCGGCAACGGATTGGATGATTGCACGAACCTGTTTTTCAATAGGAATCCCCACCAAAAGGATCCGTTTATCATCAAAAAGGCTCAGTTTACCCAGGTCAAGAGGATAGGGGAAAACGGTCTTCATGGAACGGGTTCGGTAAGCTTTGCCAACCAATGCCCGCACAAACTCACTTTTTCCGCTCTCGGAGGTTCCCAGTACAGCCAGGTACGGTTCCTCCAGCGGCATTTGTTTGAAGACGCGTTTTTGAAAGGATTCAAACTCTTCTTCACTAAAAAGAGGTTCCTGGATTTCTTCCTCAACGGGAACGTCTTCAGGCTCGGGAGTTTTGATTTCCTCCAGGAAACCCTGCTGGTACATTTTGACAATCCGCTTTAGTGTGGTCAGATCATCGTTGTAACTGTCGTCCAGAACTTTAAGCACGGGCCGCTTGCCGTCAAACAATTCCACAAACTTGGTAACGTCCGGCGTTACCGGCCGTTCTTCCAGGTGTTTTAGAAAATGCGCCTTTACCGAGAAAACAGTGTAGGCTCCCGGTAATTTGCGCAAAAGATCGCGGCGTTGCTGAAGGCGTTCATATCCCTGTAACAAAAGGCCGAGATTACTGATGGAAATTTCATCTGCCACATCCACCTGCTGCGGAACCAAGGAGTACTGTCCTTTTGACCAGGGGAACATCTGATAAACCGCCCGTTCTCCCCTAAACCCGCCAAGTATGGCATTTACGACCACACCGTTGCGAAAAAATATTTGTCCGCTCTTCTTGAATTCATTGGTTACATTGACAATTCCCGACCAGCGGAGAGCTCCCAGGCGGGCAATCAGTTCCGCTACAATTTTATCTTTTAACTCGCCATGACTCCTGGCTTCCGAATCCGAACCGCCGGTTTCCAGCCGCTGAAGCCGGCTCAAAATCATTTTCA is a window of Calditrichota bacterium DNA encoding:
- a CDS encoding response regulator — its product is MAQAKTILIVDDDAQNIEILVRELVSHHFQVSTAENGYDALEKADKYQPDLIITDADLPDLNGVALLRNLRENEKTATIPVIFLTAQDGLQDRVKAFELGVQDYMIKPLHVAEIVARVKMILSRLQRLETGGSDSEARSHGELKDKIVAELIARLGALRWSGIVNVTNEFKKSGQIFFRNGVVVNAILGGFRGERAVYQMFPWSKGQYSLVPQQVDVADEISISNLGLLLQGYERLQQRRDLLRKLPGAYTVFSVKAHFLKHLEERPVTPDVTKFVELFDGKRPVLKVLDDSYNDDLTTLKRIVKMYQQGFLEEIKTPEPEDVPVEEEIQEPLFSEEEFESFQKRVFKQMPLEEPYLAVLGTSESGKSEFVRALVGKAYRTRSMKTVFPYPLDLGKLSLFDDKRILLVGIPIEKQVRAIIQSVAGSLLGYIFLVNATEAESLDYINYLIKSFRGRFQLPYAVAVTDLRHPKALGIEEISQRLGLESYEEIIPCDPKDRENAKMILLNMYPPYPEEEKISFSLGEKRITN